A segment of the Desulfofundulus kuznetsovii DSM 6115 genome:
TGTTGATTTCTCCCCGGCGTCTCAGCCTTTCCACAGCTATGGCGATGTTATTAAACCAGCAAAAACCCCAGCTGGAACCGGGACTGGCGTGGTGCCCGGGCGGTCTAATCAAACCGAAAGCCATTTCTCCCTGCATGGCCAGCTCCGAGGCTAAAATGGCTCCGCCAGCTGCCAGAAGGGCAATTTCGCAGGTATGAGGCCGCTGTTTGACTCTTTCCAGGTGTCCCGGGGTGTGTACCAGCAGCACATCATCGTCTGTTGCCGGCGCTGGTTCAACAAAAGGAAACGATCCAGCCAGTTCTTCCACCATCAGGTCCAATCTCCCCGCTGCCGCCGCCGGGTCGGAAGCATAAACTTCCTTATAACGTTCGTGAAAGACCACCTTCAATGTCCTTTCCCTCCCCCCAATGTTTAAAAACATTATACCTGATTCTATCAACGTCAAACAGCACTGTTGGCGTAACAGTAAAGGCAACCGGAGGGACAGGTCATGTTGTACCAGCCGATATCTATGGAATGGG
Coding sequences within it:
- a CDS encoding histone deacetylase family protein; amino-acid sequence: MVFHERYKEVYASDPAAAAGRLDLMVEELAGSFPFVEPAPATDDDVLLVHTPGHLERVKQRPHTCEIALLAAGGAILASELAMQGEMAFGLIRPPGHHASPGSSWGFCWFNNIAIAVERLRRRGEINRALIIDIDLHYGDGTANIFAGVPEVTYHHVEGISRERFLRDLELTCRGEFDLVAISAGFDRHEADWGRLLKTEDYEAAGKIIGTFARQKCRGRVFAVLEGGYNSDVLGKNANALLRGLEQE